One window of the Colias croceus chromosome 5, ilColCroc2.1 genome contains the following:
- the LOC123691990 gene encoding E3 ubiquitin-protein ligase TM129 isoform X1, whose product MDVLITLFYILFSICVVYPPTEFVSAGFTIPQVFDSFLGSENMNFIKYHMKRITITVLIHASLPLGYVITLWCGGERGEWMLSSLIATALIPAYMMYTVICWWEYDKTNHPVVKALMPYVRHRQDWRVLAADFNIEFRGVDKVSLPLSATSKVIATQTWVIKVSQYHVNIIKQSDCTLVATATDTHNLTPTGEEEVQFVNIEVIPLRDDMERFVFRMSTAALRELQPRLDRPVRVPEHISLMPPLIERFVQVFKEHVDQNPVYHVDQSFQQELEQCIGCMQNQAEVKINKRCEPTEEVQGGPPPCQQCNCRVLWCCACMARWWATRAAGAPSSWLAARGSCPVCRAVFCLLDVCFCTTTATEPVANE is encoded by the exons ATGGATGTTTTGATAACACTTTTTTACATTCTTTTCTCGATATGCGTCGTTTATCCGCCTACGGAGTTCGTATCCGCCGGTTTTACGATTCCGCAAGTGTTCGATAGCTTTCTCGGTTCGGAGAACATgaactttattaaataccaCATGAAGAGGATCACGATAACAGTGTTAATACATGCGTCGTTGCCGCTGGGATACGTTATTACGCTGTGGTGTGGCGGAGAACGCGGGGAATGGATGCTGTCTTCTTTGATTGCGACGGCGCTGATCCCTGCCTACATGATGTATACTGTGATTTGCTGGTGGGAGTACGACAAGACGAACCATCCTGTGGTTAAAGCGCTAATGCCTTACGTGAGGCACAGGCAAGACTGGAGAGTGCTAGCTGCTGACTTTAATATTGAGTTTCGAGG GGTGGACAAAGTCTCCTTACCACTAAGTGCAACTAGCAAAGTTATAGCTACTCAAACTTGGGTCATCAAAGTGTCCCAATaccatgtaaatattataaaacaatcagaCTGTACCCTTGTTGCTACTGCT aCTGACACCCACAATCTCACACCCACTGGTGAAGAAGAAGTACAATTCGTAAACATAGAAGTCATTCCATTGCGTGATGATATGGAGCGATTTGTGTTCCGAATGTCTACAGCGGCCCTGCGAGAGTTGCAACCGAGGCTCGACCGGCCTGTGCGCGTTCCTGAACATATATCCCTAATGCCACCACTCATTGAGAGATTTGTGCAAGTATTCAAGGAACATGTTGATCAGAATCCCGTTTATCATGTGGATCAG tcATTTCAACAGGAGTTGGAACAATGTATCGGATGCATGCAGAACCAGGCTGAGGTGAAGATTAACAAGCGATGTGAACCAACTGAGGAGGTACAAGGAGGGCCACCACCTTGCCAACAATGCAACTGCAG GGTGCTCTGGTGCTGCGCGTGCATGGCCCGCTGGTGGGCGACCCGCGCGGCCGGCGCGCCCAGCTCGTGGCTAGCAGCCCGGGGCTCTTGCCCCGTCTGCCGAGCTGTGTTCTGCTTGCTTGATGTCTGCTTCTGTACTACTACAGCCACCGAACCCGTGGCTAACGAGTGA
- the LOC123692089 gene encoding troponin T, skeletal muscle isoform X9, with protein MSDEEEYSGEGDPEFIKRQDQKRSDLDEQLKEYINEWRKQRSKEEDELKRLKEKQAKRKVSRAEEEKRLAQKKKEEEERRIREIEEKKQRDIEEKRQRLEEAEKKRQAMLQAMKDASSKQGPNFTIQKKSDNQFGLSNAQLERNKTKEQLEEEKRISLSIRIKPLAIEGLSVDKLRQKATELWECIVKLETEKYDLEERQKRQDYDLKELKERQKQQLRHKALKKGLDPEALTGKHPPKIQVASKYERRVDTRSYDDKKKLFEGDLEKLNKDFLEKVWHERAEQFGGRQKARLPKWFGERPGKKKGEPESPEGEEDAKAEPEDDEEPTFEPEPEEEEVVEEEEVEEEEEEEEEEEEEEEEEEEE; from the exons GCGGTCGGATTTAGATGAACAGCTGAAGGAATACATTAACGAATGGCGTAAACAAAGGTCAAAGGAAGAAGATGAGCTCAAACGTCTCAAAGAGAAGCAGGCCAAGCGCAAG GTTTCCCGCGCTGAAGAAGAGAAGCGCCTCGCCCAGAAGAAGAAGGAAGAAGAAGAGAGGCGCATCCGCGAGATTGAGGAGAAGAAACAGCGCGACATCGAAGAGAAGAGACAGCGGCTCGAGGAGGCTGAGAAGAAGCGCCAGGCGATGCTCCAGGCGATGAAGGACGCCTCCAGCAAGCAAGGCCCCAACTTCACCATTCAGAAGAAGAGCGACAAC CAATTCGGACTCAGCAACGCCCAACTGGAACGCAACAAGACAAAGGAGCAGCTGGAAGAGGAGAAGAGGATCTCTCTCTCCATCCGCATCAAGCCGCTGGCCATCGAGGGTCTCTCCGTGGACAAGCTGCGGCAGAAGGCCACCGAGCTCTGGGAGTGCATCGTCAAGCTCGAGACCGAGAAATACGATCTCGAGGAGAGGCAGAAGAGACAGGACTATGAC ttaAAAGAGCTCAAAGAAAGACAAAAGCAACAGTTGAGGCACAAGGCCCTTAAAAAGGGTCTTGACCCCGAAGCACTCACAGGCAAGCACCCC CCCAAAATCCAAGTAGCGTCCAAATATGAAAGACGCGTTGACACACGTTCGTACGACGACAAAAAGAAGTTGTTCGAGGGT GACCTAGAGAAATTGAACAAGGACTTCCTCGAGAAGGTGTGGCATGAAAGGGCTGAGCAGTTCGGAGGCAGGCAAAAGG CGAGACTGCCCAAATGGTTCGGCGAGAGGCCCGGTAAGAAGAAGGGTGAACCCGAATCTCCCGAAGGTGAGGAGGATGCCAAGGCTGAGCCCGAGGATGATGAGGAGCCCACTTTCGAGCCTGAACCCGAGGAGGAGGAGGTCGTAGAAGAGGAAGAGGTCGAGGAGGAAGAGGAAGAGGAGGAAGAAGAGGAGGAGGAGGAAGAAGAAGAGGAGGAGGAATAA
- the LOC123692089 gene encoding troponin T, skeletal muscle isoform X10 — MSDEEEYSGEGDPEFIKRQDQKRSDLDEQLKEYINEWRKQRSKEEDELKRLKEKQAKRKVSRAEEEKRLAQKKKEEEERRIREIEEKKQRDIEEKRQRLEEAEKKRQAMLQAMKDASSKQGPNFTIQKKSDNQFGLSNAQLERNKTKEQLEEEKRISLSIRIKPLAIEGLSVDKLRQKATELWECIVKLETEKYDLEERQKRQDYDLKELKERQKQQLRHKALKKGLDPEALTGKHPPKIQVASKYERRVDTRSYDDKKKLFEGGYDTQVSEVLDKLWKEKHEEFMNRTKTRLPKWFGERPGKKKGEPESPEGEEDAKAEPEDDEEPTFEPEPEEEEVVEEEEVEEEEEEEEEEEEEEEEEEEE, encoded by the exons GCGGTCGGATTTAGATGAACAGCTGAAGGAATACATTAACGAATGGCGTAAACAAAGGTCAAAGGAAGAAGATGAGCTCAAACGTCTCAAAGAGAAGCAGGCCAAGCGCAAG GTTTCCCGCGCTGAAGAAGAGAAGCGCCTCGCCCAGAAGAAGAAGGAAGAAGAAGAGAGGCGCATCCGCGAGATTGAGGAGAAGAAACAGCGCGACATCGAAGAGAAGAGACAGCGGCTCGAGGAGGCTGAGAAGAAGCGCCAGGCGATGCTCCAGGCGATGAAGGACGCCTCCAGCAAGCAAGGCCCCAACTTCACCATTCAGAAGAAGAGCGACAAC CAATTCGGACTCAGCAACGCCCAACTGGAACGCAACAAGACAAAGGAGCAGCTGGAAGAGGAGAAGAGGATCTCTCTCTCCATCCGCATCAAGCCGCTGGCCATCGAGGGTCTCTCCGTGGACAAGCTGCGGCAGAAGGCCACCGAGCTCTGGGAGTGCATCGTCAAGCTCGAGACCGAGAAATACGATCTCGAGGAGAGGCAGAAGAGACAGGACTATGAC ttaAAAGAGCTCAAAGAAAGACAAAAGCAACAGTTGAGGCACAAGGCCCTTAAAAAGGGTCTTGACCCCGAAGCACTCACAGGCAAGCACCCC CCCAAAATCCAAGTAGCGTCCAAATATGAAAGACGCGTTGACACACGTTCGTACGACGACAAAAAGAAGTTGTTCGAGGGT GGATACGATACCCAAGTCTCGGAGGTTTTGGATAAATTATGGAAGGAGAAACACGAGGAGTTTATGAACCGAACAAAAA CGAGACTGCCCAAATGGTTCGGCGAGAGGCCCGGTAAGAAGAAGGGTGAACCCGAATCTCCCGAAGGTGAGGAGGATGCCAAGGCTGAGCCCGAGGATGATGAGGAGCCCACTTTCGAGCCTGAACCCGAGGAGGAGGAGGTCGTAGAAGAGGAAGAGGTCGAGGAGGAAGAGGAAGAGGAGGAAGAAGAGGAGGAGGAGGAAGAAGAAGAGGAGGAGGAATAA
- the LOC123691990 gene encoding E3 ubiquitin-protein ligase TM129 isoform X2 yields MDVLITLFYILFSICVVYPPTEFVSAGFTIPQVFDSFLGSENMNFIKYHMKRITITVLIHASLPLGYVITLWCGGERGEWMLSSLIATALIPAYMMYTVICWWEYDKTNHPVVKALMPYVRHRQDWRVLAADFNIEFRGVDKVSLPLSATSKVIATQTWVIKVSQYHVNIIKQSDCTLVATATDTHNLTPTGEEEVQFVNIEVIPLRDDMERFVFRMSTAALRELQPRLDRPVRVPEHISLMPPLIERFVQVFKEHVDQNPVYHVDQELEQCIGCMQNQAEVKINKRCEPTEEVQGGPPPCQQCNCRVLWCCACMARWWATRAAGAPSSWLAARGSCPVCRAVFCLLDVCFCTTTATEPVANE; encoded by the exons ATGGATGTTTTGATAACACTTTTTTACATTCTTTTCTCGATATGCGTCGTTTATCCGCCTACGGAGTTCGTATCCGCCGGTTTTACGATTCCGCAAGTGTTCGATAGCTTTCTCGGTTCGGAGAACATgaactttattaaataccaCATGAAGAGGATCACGATAACAGTGTTAATACATGCGTCGTTGCCGCTGGGATACGTTATTACGCTGTGGTGTGGCGGAGAACGCGGGGAATGGATGCTGTCTTCTTTGATTGCGACGGCGCTGATCCCTGCCTACATGATGTATACTGTGATTTGCTGGTGGGAGTACGACAAGACGAACCATCCTGTGGTTAAAGCGCTAATGCCTTACGTGAGGCACAGGCAAGACTGGAGAGTGCTAGCTGCTGACTTTAATATTGAGTTTCGAGG GGTGGACAAAGTCTCCTTACCACTAAGTGCAACTAGCAAAGTTATAGCTACTCAAACTTGGGTCATCAAAGTGTCCCAATaccatgtaaatattataaaacaatcagaCTGTACCCTTGTTGCTACTGCT aCTGACACCCACAATCTCACACCCACTGGTGAAGAAGAAGTACAATTCGTAAACATAGAAGTCATTCCATTGCGTGATGATATGGAGCGATTTGTGTTCCGAATGTCTACAGCGGCCCTGCGAGAGTTGCAACCGAGGCTCGACCGGCCTGTGCGCGTTCCTGAACATATATCCCTAATGCCACCACTCATTGAGAGATTTGTGCAAGTATTCAAGGAACATGTTGATCAGAATCCCGTTTATCATGTGGATCAG GAGTTGGAACAATGTATCGGATGCATGCAGAACCAGGCTGAGGTGAAGATTAACAAGCGATGTGAACCAACTGAGGAGGTACAAGGAGGGCCACCACCTTGCCAACAATGCAACTGCAG GGTGCTCTGGTGCTGCGCGTGCATGGCCCGCTGGTGGGCGACCCGCGCGGCCGGCGCGCCCAGCTCGTGGCTAGCAGCCCGGGGCTCTTGCCCCGTCTGCCGAGCTGTGTTCTGCTTGCTTGATGTCTGCTTCTGTACTACTACAGCCACCGAACCCGTGGCTAACGAGTGA
- the LOC123692088 gene encoding coatomer subunit beta, which yields MGGVEQPCYTLINFPTDSEPYNEMQLKIDLEKGDIKKKIEALKKTIGIILSGEKIPGLLMIIIRFVLPLQDHTIKKLLLIFWEIVPKTTPDGKLMQEMILVCDAYRKDLQHPNEFLRGSTLRFLCKLKEPELLEPLMPAIRTCLEHRHSYVRRNAVLAIFTIYRNFEFLIPDAPELIANFLETEQDMSCKRNAFLMLLHADQERALSYLSSRLDSVHGFGDILQLVIVELIYKVCHANPGERSRFIRTVYGLLNAPSAAVRYEAAGTLITLSNAPAALKAAAACYIDLIVKESDNNVKLIVVGKLSALRAEGGEGAARALPDLAMDVLRVLAASDLDVRRHTLQLALELATPRHAEELVGVLRKEAARAHSADHDDAHKYRQLLVRALHRAATKFPEVAGSVAPAMVEMLGDGSEAAAHDVMLFLRHALHSFPDLASQVYSKLLECVSNIRVGKIARSALWLLAEFADTEERALAALEILDNVIPAAKNADAKEEEPEKASKQPEAPARQLVTSDGAYATQSAFNLPQASTTDTKEGLSTAIRAGDSFTAACACSALCKLALRLPPARRAHALRLAAQLLAYHKLEGANGLTADDIEHAAVCIRAGAERPPTITGALLTSSRQALAALLALPDRAQPELLPEVEADRALTVEKRVEVERGIAFGALAGAATAHQHDMFELSLNRAVQGRPSASSTSGGKLSRVRQLTGFSDPVYAEAIVAVNQYDIVLDVLVVNQTEDTLQNCTVELATLGELRLVERPAPLVLAPRDFATIRAHVKVASTENGIIFGNIVYEVSGASLDRGVVVLNDIHIDIVDYIQPHACSDADFRTMWAEFEWENKVSVNTSITDLREYLDHLLASTNMKCLTPDKALSGQCGFMAANLYARSIFGEDALANLSIESALHRPNAPVVGHVRIRAKSQGMALSLGDKINLMQKAPTHKQTENAIPAA from the exons ATGGGGGGAGTAGAACAACCCTGTTATACTTTGATTAATTTTCCAACCGATTCGGAGCCTTACAATGAGATGCAGCTTAAAATTGACCTTG AAAAGGGagatattaaaaagaaaatagaagCTCTGAAAAAGACAATTGGAATTATTCTATCTGGAGAAAAGATACCTGGCCTTTTGATGATAATCATCAGGTTTGTCCTGCCGCTACAGGATCATACCATCAAGAAACTATTGTTGATCTTCTGGGAGATTGTCCCGAAGACCACACCTGATGGCAAGCTGATGCAAGAGATGATTCTTGTCTGTGATGCTTATAGAAAG gACTTGCAACACCCCAACGAGTTCTTGCGTGGATCCACCCTGCGTTTCCTCTGCAAGCTGAAGGAGCCTGAGCTCCTGGAGCCCCTGATGCCAGCGATCAGGACATGCCTGGAACACAGACATTCTTACGTGAGGAGGAATGCTGTTCTTGCGATTTTCACTATTTACAG AAACTTTGAATTCCTCATTCCTGACGCTCCGGAGCTGATAGCGAACTTCCTGGAAACGGAGCAGGATATGTCGTGCAAGCGTAACGCCTTCCTCATGCTGCTGCATGCTGACCAGGAGCGAGCGCTCTCTTACCTGTCGTCCAGATTGGACAGTGTGCATGGGTTCGGAGATATTCTGCAATTGGTGATTGTGGAGCTGATCTACAAg gtGTGCCACGCGAACCCGGGCGAGCGGTCGCGGTTCATCCGCACGGTGTACGGGCTGCTGAACGCGCCGAGCGCCGCCGTGCGCTACGAGGCGGCCGGCACGCTCATCACGCTGTCCAACGCGCCCGCTGCGCTCAAG GCAGCAGCGGCGTGCTACATTGATTTGATTGTAAAGGAGAGCGACAACAACGTGAAGCTGATAGTGGTGGGCAAGCTGAGTGCTCTCCGTGCGGAGGGCGGGGAGGGTGCTGCTAGAGCACTGCCGGACCTCGCTATGGACGTGCTGAGAGTGCTTGCCGCTTCGGATTTAGATGTGCGCAGGCACACCTTGCAACTTG CGTTGGAGTTGGCGACGCCGCGTCACGCGGAGGAGCTGGTGGGCGTGCTGCGCAAGGAGGCTGCGCGCGCGCACAGCGCGGACCACGACGACGCGCACAAGTACCGCCAGCTGCTCGTGCGCGCGCTGCACCGCGCCGCCACCAAG TTCCCCGAGGTGGCGGGCAGCGTGGCCCCGGCGATGGTGGAGATGCTGGGCGACGGCAGCGAGGCGGCCGCGCACGACGTCATGCTGTTCCTGCGCCACGCGCTGCACTCCTTCCCCGACCTCGCCTCGCAGGTCTACTCG AAACTTCTAGAATGCGTGAGCAACATTCGCGTCGGTAAGATCGCTCGCTCAGCGCTGTGGTTGTTGGCGGAATTCGCCGACACAGAAGAAAGGGCTTTAGCCGCACTTGAGATTCTTGATAACGTCATACCAGCGGCTAAAAATGCTGATGCAAAG GAGGAGGAACCAGAGAAAGCAAGCAAACAACCGGAGGCACCGGCTCGTCAATTAGTTACAAGTGACGGAGCGTATGCCACACAATCTGCTTTCAACTTGCCGCA gGCGTCAACAACCGACACAAAAGAGGGTCTATCTACCGCAATCCGCGCAGGCGACAGTTTCACAGCAGCCTGCGCCTGCTCCGCGCTGTGCAAGCTGGCGCTGCGCTTGCCGCCCGCGAGACGTGCGCACGCGCTGCGGCTGGCCGCGCAGCTGCTGGCGTACCACAAGCTCG AGGGTGCGAACGGTCTAACAGCGGACGACATCGAGCACGCAGCGGTGTGCATACGCGCGGGCGCTGAACGACCGCCCACCATCACCGGAGCGTTGTTGACTTCGTCTCGACAAGCACTAGCTGCATTACTGGCTCTGCCTGACCGTGCGCAGCCTGAATTGTTGCCTGAGGTTGAG gCGGATCGTGCGTTGACAGTAGAGAAGCGCGTGGAAGTGGAGCGCGGTATAGCGTTCGGTGCGCTCGCCGGGGCCGCCACCGCGCACCAACACGACATGTTCGAGCTCTCGCTCAACAGGGCTGTGCAGG GCCGTCCATCAGCAAGCAGCACGTCGGGCGGCAAGTTGTCCCGCGTGCGGCAGCTGACGGGTTTCTCAGACCCGGTGTACGCGGAGGCGATAGTGGCGGTCAACCAGTACGATATCGTGCTTGACGTGCTCGTTGTTAATCAGACTG AGGACACGCTGCAGAACTGCACGGTGGAGCTGGCGACGCTGGGCGAGCTGCGGCTGGTGGAGCGGCCGGCGCCGCTGGTGCTGGCGCCGCGGGACTTCGCCACCATCCGCGCGCACGTCAAGGTCGCCTCCACTGAGAACGGCATCATCTTCGGCAACATCG tgTACGAGGTGTCGGGCGCGTCGCTGGACCGCGGCGTGGTGGTGCTGAACGACATCCACATCGACATCGTGGACTACATCCAGCCCCACGCCTGCTCCGATGCAGACTTCCGCACCATGTGGGCGGAGTTCGAGTGGGAGAACAAG GTGTCAGTAAATACCAGTATTACGGACTTGCGTGAATATTTGGACCATCTGCTCGCATCCACGAACATGAAGTGTCTCACGCCAGATAAG GCTCTATCCGGGCAATGCGGGTTCATGGCGGCGAATCTATACGCCCGTTCCATCTTCGGCGAAGATGCTCTCGCCAACCTGTCCATAGAGAGCGCTCTGCACCGCCCTAACGCGCCTGTTGTTGGACATGTCAGGATACGGGCTAAGAGCCAG GGCATGGCACTCAGTCTCGGAGACAAGATCAATCTGATGCAGAAAGCGCCGACACACAAACAGACGGAAAATGCGATTCCCGCTgcgtaa